The uncultured Dysgonomonas sp. genome contains the following window.
ATACTGTCATAGTCCTATACCTTGTTTGCCAGGCTGTACTTAGCCATGCCCCGCGGAATTCTCTTTTGGGGTGGGCTATATCGGTAAATGTAACACGTTGTTGCTGGGTTTTACAGGACGACAGTATAGATAGAACTATAACTGTCAGGAGCAGATGAAGGGCTTTATTTTTATTCATGGAGTCTGTTTAAAATATGTATTTATTTTTTATAGTGTAAATAAACTTTCACCGGATAATGGTCTGATGGCAAACGGGTTTCTGCTTCAGTTGAGAACACTTCTTTCGGGAAATCCCCGACATGCAGTTCTTCGCTGTTTTCTATCGGAACACGGTATGTATCAGTGAGTACACCATAGCGATCAACTTCAAATCTGCCGCTTACGAATATATGGTCGATACGGCTGTTAGTCATCAGGTTAGGCTTGAATGCGTTGAATGTACCATTCAGTGCATAGCGAACTCCGGCTTTCTCATACGAATCGAACAGGATATTCGAATTTGCCAATAGTTTATAACTTTCGTGAGTCTGGTCTACATTGAAGTCGCCTGTCAGTATTACAGCATCTTTACCGCACATTTCCTCTATCTTTTTCAGTACCAGTTGTGCGCTGTGCCTGCGCGCTTCTACACCTACATGGTCCATGTGCAGATTGAAGAACCAAATTTTTTTCTTCTTTTTCCTATCTTTAAATTCGGCCCATGTACAGATGCGCGGCAGGGCTGCATCCCAGCCTTTATTCGGAAAGTCTGTTTGTTCGGCCATCCAGAAATGCCCTGATTTCAGCAGTTCAAACCTGTCCTTTTTGTAAAATATAGGAGCATATTCTCCTGCGGTTTTCCCATCGTCACGGCCAACCCCTACATATCCGTACTGAGGTAATTCACGTTGCAGGTCTTCCAGTTGATTGTGAAGCACTTCCTGCGTGCCCAGAATGTCAAAATCGTTGAACGAGATCAACTTTGTGATTACAGGATAACGGCGCTCCCATCCGTTGCCTTTCTGCGCATCACCCTGATTATTGTAACGGATGTTATAACTGCCTACTACTAAATCCTGCGCATAGATAAAACTCACACATAGGAATACAAAAACCGATAAAGAAATAGTTTTTTTCATAAGGAAAAATATATCAGAAGTAATAATCGTTAATATGTACTTACAAAAGTAGGAATAATAACTAAGATGTCTTTTATATAAAGTAAAGTAAACGCATGATTATATAAAATTTGAGTTCAAATCAGCTATTTATTAAAAAGGTAACAAAGGTAACACATGTTTCAGTTAACAGTCAACAGTTAGCAGTTAACAGAAATACAGTTTTCCAACTTATTGCTTATTGTTTAAGACTCATTACTTGTTGAAAAGGTAACAAAAGTAACAGATATATCATTAAATAGTCAACAATTAGAACTCCTTTATACTTATTACTCAATACTTACTACTTTGAAAAGGTAACAAAGGTTACACTTTTTTACTTATTATTTCTACCCTCTCTGTAAGTCCCCCAAGGGGCAGGGCTGTTAAGTTCTATTTTTTTTACCCTCTGTGTCATGTTGAACGGAGTGAAACATCTCGTTTTTCAGGGTCGGGATCCTTCGTTTCACTCAGGATGACAGCAGAAAATAACAGAACAAAGTAGAGAACTAAACAACCCTGCCCCTTGGGGGATTTAGGGGGCTGTTCATTCTTTCAAAGAACTATAGCTAATAGTCTTTAGCTATCAGCTCTAATTATATAGATAAACTTTCCTAAAACTTATTACACGTTTGCCCTGTTTACATAAATACCTTATTTTTGTTATAGCTAAAAAGATACCCATGAAACAGATTTTACCGTATATATTATTTCTCCTTTTTGCGACTTCAATATTCGCCGGTGAACCGATAAGGATAGGTGTGATAACTGATACGCATTACCTTTCGGAAAAGCTGATGGATGATGGTTATGCATTACAGGATTATATACAGGTGAGCGGGAAAAATATAAAAGATGCCCCCGCAGTATTGGATAAAGTATTAGATGATTATCTGCATAGCGATATACAAGTATTGCTGGTAAGCGGTGATATGACAAAAGACGGCGAAAAACAGAGCCATCTTGATTTTGTAAATAAATTGAAACCCTTACAGGATAAGGGAGTAAAAGTATTCGTTATACCCGGCAACCACGATATAAATATGCCTAACTCTGTAGAGTTTAAAGGAAATAAGACGCTGCCTGTATCGAATGTTACTCCCAAAGAATTCACGGATATTTATGCTTCATGCGGATACAATAATGCTTTACTGAGAGATACGGCGTCGTTGAGCTATGTGGCTCTACTCGATGCTCATACCTGGCTTGTGGCCATAGATGCGGCAAGGTATAAAGAATATAAGACCCGGAGTATTTCGGGCGGAAAGATCTCTTCTGATACCGAAAAGTGGCTTGTTGAAGTTTTGGATGAAGCCAGGTTGCAGAATGTAACTGTAATAGGTATGATGCACTGGGGGCTAACAGAGCACATCGTATACCAGTCTATGTTCTTCAAAGATTATCTGGTAGATGACTGGAAGCGTCTTGCAAATCTTTTTGCCGATAAAGGTATGAAAGCCGTTTTTACCGGTCATTTCCATTCCAATGATATATCGGCCTTTACCTCTGATAAAGGAAATACGATTTATGATATTGAGACCGGGACATTATCCGGCTATCCCTTTTCTTATCGCTTTATAGAATTGAGTGAAAAAGGGATGGATATAAAAACAAAAAATGTAACTTCGTTACCGGATAATCCGGCATTGGCAGAAGAGGATAAACAGCGTATGCAGTCTTTATCTAATAAATTAGCTGTTCAAAAGCTGAAAGGGATGGGTTATAATTTACCCGATGATGTATCGAAGCAATTCGCAGACGTGTTGTCCCAGATATTTGTATTACATCTGTACGGAGATGAAAAGCCGGATGAGAAATTGAAACAATCGATGCTCAGATTATCCAAAGCAATGGAAACCCCGATGGATATGGAAGATTTGCAGATCGACTTTCCTCCTGCCGATAATAATGTACAGATCGCTTTTTGATGAAATTATATAGAAAACACAATAAACTACTATCTATGATTAAAAGATTGATTATTTCTCTACTCATTTTTATTCCTTTGGTATCTTTTTCCCAAAATGTAAATAATTCCGATAAATTAATACCTTTTCCTGATAGCCGGACAGGTAAGGTCGGATATGGAAATGCCAAACTGGGTGTTGTTGTAAAACCTCAGTTTACATCAGGAGGTTATGATATAAACGGTTATTATGTGGTTTCGAAAGGGAAGGCTTTGGAGCCCGATGAAAAGTTTGCAGTGATAGACCGAGCAGGGAATTACTATATCAATTTTAAAGAAGGATATGAATTTATTGCTCTTGGCAACGAAGAGAATAAAGATCTCATAATGGTAAAGAAAAAAGGTAAATATGGTTATATCGACTATAATAAAGTAGTTGTTATACCTTTGATTTATGATAATCTGGGCGATTTTCATGCAGGGTTGGCCTATGCCGAGCAGGGAGGAAAATATGGATTCATTAATAAAAAAGGAGAAGCAGCCATTGACTTCGCATATGAAGGTGCTGGTGATTTCAGGACGTTGAAGTCCGGTGAATATTATGCACGGGTGGAGACAAATGATAAATATGGCTGTATAAATCTAAAAGGGGAGTTTATCATCCCTTGCGAATACGACTTTATAGAAACAAGCCAGGTAAATACGATTGCTGCGACGAAGGGCGACGAAATATATCATTTCGATATAAACGGCAAACTGGAGAAGAAAGAAAAAGCGCAGAACAATATAAAATAAATAATATCCGCAATGCTACAATTATCATTATATCCGGATCAGATAGAAGCCGGATGCGACGAAGCTGGGAGAGGATGTCTGGCTGGGCCTGTATTTGCTGCTGCTGTGATACTACCGAAGGATTTTGAATGTGAGAAACTAAACGATTCTAAGCAGCTGACCGAAAAAGAACGATATAACCTGCGTCCTCTTATCGAGGAGAAAGCTTTAGCCTGGGCTGTAGGAATTGTGGATCATAAGGAGATAGATAAGATAAATATACTGAATGCATCTTTTCTGGCTATGCAGCGGGCTGTAGCTTCATTGAAGATCAGGCCGCAGCATTTATTGATCGACGGCAACAGGTTTAAGAAATATGAGGATATACCCCATACATGTGTGGTGAAGGGGGATGGTAAGTTACTGCCTATTGCAGCAGCATCTATTCTTGCCAAGACATATAGGGACGATTATATGGAGAAACTGCATGGAGAGTATCCCTTGTATGACTGGGATCATAATAAGGGCTATCCTACGAAGAAGCATCGTCTTGCTATAAAGGCGCATGGGGTGACTCCCTATCACCGGCTTACATTTAATCTTACAGAAAGGCAGCTGAAACTTGAATTTTAATAGAAAAAAATAATACTTAATATCGAGGTCTTAGTGGCCGAATTTTCCTTCGAAATCTTTTGAAATTTCATTCAGAAAATATAGTGTACTTTTACGTGTATTTACTCTGAATTCCTGTATATTATCATTAAGTTCGAGAGCATTGTCGGTAATGAAGTCTTCAGCTCTGATTATGCGTGGCAGCAGTTTATTGTTTGCATGGTTCTCATATAAATAAGATATATCGGTAACCTCCAATATGCATTTATCCTGAAACAGGAATCCGTTTATACGGTATCTCATAATCATTTTTTCGCGTACACCTTTCGAATTTGCGGGCAGAAGTAGTTCTATCCTAGATTTAGCAATAAACTCATTGTTCTTCGTATCGTGACGTACACTTGATATGAAAGGGTCTTTGCCATAATTAATGATAGCCCACTCCTTTAGTATCTTATAGTTGGCATCTTTAGAAATATCTTTTTGGGCCGAAATCTCTTTCAGAAATGTAACTTTTCCTTCAATAACGGGAACGTTAATGAAACTCTCACCCGATCTGACAACCTGAGAGAAACATACGGCAGAGAGCATGAAACAAATAGTATAGAGTATTAGTTTTTTCATAGTTTGAGTCATTTGTGTGCTGCAAATATAGGAATATATTTGAAAACTCAAAGAACGAGAAGACTCTATTTCATTTTACGATTGTATGGCTTCCAGGTGATTTTTTAATGTATTAGAATACATTTCCAGCATCTTATCCCACACAAAGTCATAGTCGATATAATCGAGATCTATTTTCTGTATTTGCTTATCCAGATAAGATTTAAAGCTTTCCAACTGCTCGGATGTATACTTATCATTGAACTTACTTACTTTGTAAAACATGTCATAGGCCATGTAATTACATGGGAATATTTCATAGTTGGAGTGTATCTCCTTATCAATGATTTTTGCAGCCAGTTCGGGCTGTAAACGTTTGTCGGGCTCAGTAATCTTATCCAGTTCAGGATTGATACAGTTTCCGAAGCGGAATATTACATTCCCTTTTTGTCCCAGTATGCCGATTTCCATATTCAGAAGATCGTCTCGTTGAGATTTTTTGAAGTCAGGATCATCGCGTTTTTGTTGAAATTCTTTGGCTTTCAGATAATCACACGGGTCATATTCATATGAAATAGACAGTGGTATAAGATTCAGTTCTTTCAGACTTTCAATGAACGGCTTATCTTCCGGATATAATGCCAACATTTTCAACAGGCTGTCCTGTGTTCTGTCATCTGAATTTTTAGCCCGGCCTTCACGCTGTGCGATCCATACCGATTCACCTTTCGATGATATTACATGATGGATATATTCAGATAGGTGCTTGGATGCGGTGAGTCTTTCTTTTATAGAAAGGCCGCGCCTTACTATAAAGCTCTTATTGAGTCTCACCAGCTTATCTATCCAGGGATGGATAAGCAGATTGTCGCCAATGGCGATTTCTGTTGTTTTGAATCCTTCCTTGTGACGGAGTATATTCAACAATCCGGCATCCAGTACAATATCCCTATGGTTGGATAGAAAGAGGTGTTGTACCGATTTGTCGATGGTTTCCCATTTATCACCTTTGATACTGGTTGCTACTTTCATGCCCAGCATTGTTACCACCGGGTATATCATCTCTGCCTGAAACTGTTCTTTGGATTTATATCTCAGCATTTCGGCCGAAAATTCATCCCAGTCTATATTCGGTATTATATATTTTACAGCGTGCTGGAATCCCGGATCTACCAGTATATCCTGAATGGCTTGTTCCACCTCATGGTCGTATAGAGGTGCTATGTCGTCAAATTTATTACTCATAACCGTAGGTAATCGTAAGTATTAATGATATATTCTAAAGTTATAACTGCTCATTGTATTTATACTTAACAAAGCAATAAAAAGGTCTGTGACCTAAAATTCAATTCGCGTTAAATTCGTTTTCTATAATTTCTGTCAGCACATCAGTTATATTTAATCCTGCTGCAGCTACCTGCTGAGGAATAAAACTGGTCTGTGTCATGCCGGGAACGGTATTTACTTCCAGTAAGTACGGCATATTGTCGGAGATGATAAAATCTACTCTGATAATACCTTTGGCTCCTACCATATCATATATGTTGCGAGTTAATCGCTGTATCTCATTTGTCATTTCATCCGGTATGCGGGCAGGGGTAATTTCCTCTACCTGGCCCTCATATTTAGCTTCATAGTTAAAGAATTCATTCGGAGTGACTACTTCCGTAATAGGAAAGACCACTTCTTTACCCTTTATTTTATAACAGCCGCAGGTGACTTCTTGTCCACTGATAAAGCTCTCGATAATTACTTCGGGTGTTTCGCCGAACGCAATGTCTATAGCTTTTTGCAGTTGTTCTATCGATTTTACTTTCGTTGTAGCAAAACTCGAACCTCCTGTGTTTGGTTTTACAAACATAGGAAATCCCAGCTTTGCAGCAATGTCATCTATGCTGCAACTTGTATCTTTATTCAAATATAACGAATCTGCGACTCTTATCCCAAAGTTTTTAAGAAAATTATTGCAGACAAATTTGTTCATGGTCAAAGAAGAAGCCATCATGCCGCAGGTAGAGTAGGGGATGTTGAGCATATCGAAGTAGCCTTGCAAGCGGCCATCTTCGCCTGGTGTACCATGTATAATAATGAACGCAAAGTCAAATTTTATTTTCCCGCCCTTTTCCGGACATGTATAGCTAAAATCGTTTTTATCGACAGCATATGTCACACCGTCTGCTTCGACAGTCCAGCTTTCCCTAACTATTCTAACTTTGTGAATATTGTATTTTTCTTTATCCAAAAAGGAATAAACGCCGGACATACTTTTTTCCGATACTACTATTTCGGAAGAATATCCTCCCCATACTATGGCGATGTTTCGTTTCATTGGTCGATTAAACTTGATAGTTAAGGTCACAGACCTGATTTATTATTTTTATATGTAAAACAATAACTGATCGTTATGTTTATAAATCCTTTTCAATTCCTTCTTATATTTCCCTGTTGGCTATATATCCCCGCCATTTCTCTAGCAGTTGGCCCATATCATCCGGTATAGGCGCTTCGAACATAAGTTCTTCGCCCGTACGTGGTTGTATGAAGCCCAGTGTCTGCGCATGTAGCGCCTGGCGTGGACATATGTTGAAGCAATTCTGAACGAACTGCTTGTATTTTGCAAAATGAGTTCCTTTCAGTACCTCGTTGCCTCCGTACCGTTCGTCGTTGAACAATGTATGTCCTATATATTTCATATGCACACGTATCTGATGTGTACGGCCTGTTTCTAAGCGGCATTGTACCAATGTTACGTAACCAAGGCGTTCAAGTACCTTGTAATGTGTGACCGCAGATTTACCGTGTTCCCCGTCTTTGAAAACGGTCATTAACATACGGTCTTTCAGATCGCGGCCGATATTGCCTTCTATACGTCCTTCATCCTCTTCGATTGCACCCCAGACGAGCGCTACATATTGGCGCTTTGTGGTTTTGTTGAAAAACTGAGCGGATAGATGTGCTTTCGCATAAGCATTTTTTGCCACTACAATCAGTCCTGAGGTATCTTTGTCGATGCGGTGGACAATCCCCAAACGTGGGTCCTTGGCATCATATTCGGGAGTGTCTTTCAGTAGGTACGCTACAGCATTTACCAGGGTCCCCTGATAATTTCCGAATCCCGGATGTACAACAAGCCCCGGAGGTTTGTTAATCACCATCAGGTCGTCATCTTCATAAACTACATCCAGAGGGATATCTTCCGGTATTATTTCCAGTTCGCGTGGGGGGCGGTTCATCACTACGGATATAACGTCGAGCGGTTTTATCTTATAGTTTGATTTTACAGGATTATCATTTACCAGAATACAATTTGCTTCTGCAGCTTGCTGGATTCTGTTGCGTGATACACCCACGATATGCATTGCCAGATATTTGTCGATGCGTATCATACCCTGTCCCTTGTCGGCTACAAACCGGTAATGTTCGTATAGGCCCGAATCTTCCTGTCCTTCGGTTAATTCATCTTCCGGAAGGTCTTCTATGTTGTCAAAAGAATCGTTCATCATTATTGAAAGAAAGATTCATCTACATTGGTATCTGCATCGGGGATGCTGTCTTCGAGAGCTTCTCCTCCCGCACCCACAGTCATTCTCAGAGTAGAACCTTTCGGTATTTTTTGATTTGGAGACAGTGTTTGTCCTTTATATGAAACTGAGATAACGATACCGGCATATGCTGACGGCACCTCTTCTATTATGATCTTGTCAAATCCGAGCGAATTTAGCTGGGCTTCAGCCTGACGGCGCGAATAATCTTTTAGTTCGGGTATAGCCACCATCTGAATGCCTTTAGCCTGAATGGTAAGGAAAATGGTACGTCCTTCTTTTACTTTCGATTGCTCTTTGGGTGTTTGTTCTGTAATAGCTCCGGGAACACCTCCTGTTGTAAAAATAGAGTCCACAACTTCATATTGAAGGTTTGCAGCTTTGAGTATTCCTTCTGCATCTTCTACTTGTAAGCCTTTTACTGCAGGCACAACAACGGATTCGTCGTGTTTGGTATATATGCTCAAAAAGAATAATACGATAATTACCAGGACGAATCCGGCGGCAATCATCAACAATATATTCTTAACGTAAATATTGGTCAGAAATTTCGAAACAAAGCTTTTTTTCTCCATGTAAACAAATTAAGTAAGGTCATAGACCTATTCCATATTGAACGTGATGCAAAAATATTAAAAAATTACGGGTTTTGCTCCTTTTACATTACATATTTATGTTATTATAAGTAAAGATATCCCTAAAGAAAAAGGATAGCCAAAAATGACTATCCTTTTATATTAAGAATGAGTTATATCTTATTCCGATTTAGATATTGGTATCTGGCGTTTAACTCCCTGACTAAGAGAAATCATAGTCTCGGTAGCTACAACACCCGGTATATCCTGTATCTTATTATTCAACAAATCCATCAGATGCTCGTTATCGCGGGCATACAATTTGATAAGGATAGTGTATGGTCCTGTGGTAAAATGAGATTCAACGATTTCAGGAATCTTGTCCAGTTCAGGAATCACAGTCTTATACATGGAGCCTCTTTCCAGTTTTACCCCGATATATGTACACGTGTTATACCCCAATACTTTTGGATTTACAAAATAACCGGAACCTACTATCACATCCATCTCAATCATGCGTTGTACACGCTGATGAATGGCAGCACGGGAGACACCACACTCAAGAGCAACATCTTTGAATGGAATCCTCGCATTCTGAGATATAATCTCCAGTATCTTCTTATCAAGTTTGTCAATTTTCTGCATAATATGAGCGTTTTATCGTTATTTTAATCCAAATATAGGATATTTTTTATAAAAACAAGGCTTTTTGCTCGAAAATTTACATTGGATGTGCCAAAATAGTATCTAAATCTTACTTTTTGACTTATTTCTTTTCAATGTCCAATAGTTCGATATCGAAGATCAAAGTAGAGAAAGGTTTGATAGTTCCTCTGTCTTGTGCGCCATAAGCCAGATCGTAAGGGATATAAACTTGCCATTTAGATCCTACAGGCATCAATTGAAGTACTTCAGTCCATCCTTTGATAACGGCACTTACATTAAATGTAGCTGGTTCTTTTCTGTCTACAGAACTGTCGAATACAGTACCATCAAGAAGGGTACCGTGGTAGTGTACTTTCACTACATCGGTAGCTGTTGGTTTTGCACCTGTACCTTCTTTTACTATTTTGTATTGAAGTCCGTCAGGAAGAGTCACAACGCCTTCTTTGGCTTTGTTTTCATCAAGGAACTTTTGACCTGCTTCTATTTGAGGAGTATATTGTTTCTTCAACTCTTCTTCTTGTCTTGCCTGAGCTTTAGCTTGTACTTCCTGCATTTTTACCTGGAAAAGAGAAGCCGGATCGTTTACGGCAAATTTACCTTTTTTCATTGCAGTAGCCATTGCTGCTATAAAAGCGCTGGAGTTGATTTTTTCTTTCGAGTCCGGTCCGTACATTTGATTGATCAAATTAGGGAACATTTGTTTCGAAATTTGTCCTCCGACAGAAATACCGGCATAATATGCAGATTTAGAATCAGGAGCATCGATGCTTTCTTTCAGCCCTTTCAGGAATTCTGCTATATTTCTTTCGTTTACTTTTACAGTAGAGTCAAGCTTGTGTTTCATTACTTTTTGTAATGAATCTTTTTTGAAAGAATCTTGCTCTGCTTCAATTTGTCTTTTGTAAAAAGCAGTAAGACCGGTAGTATCGCTAACTACACCTAGCTGTTGTAAGTGCATAGAAAGCCCTTGGTCATACAGGCTTGCTCCAAAAGCATAAGAAATAGTATCGTTTTCGGTTTTCAATGAAGCATCTGACGAAACGCTTCCTCCACAAGATGTAAACAACGCTCCTACGGCTACGAAAGCACCAAGGGCAACAACTTGAATTTTTTTCATGTTTTAACTAAATAATTATTATTAAACAATATCTAAAATTTCTACTTCAAATATCAGGGTAGAGTTAGGTTCGATAGATTGTCCTGCTCCCGCTTTTCCATAAGCAAGATTAGAAGGAATGAATAGTTTCCATTTTGAGCCTGCAGGCATTAATTGAAGGGCTTCGACCCAACCCGGGATGACTTGGTTTACACCAAATGTGGCAGGTTGTCCGCGTTCTACCGAACTATCGAATACAGTGCCATCGATAAGAGTTCCGTGATAGTGGCATTTTACCTGGTCTGTAGCTTTCGGCTTAGAGCCGTTTCCTTCTTTCAGTATTTCGTATTGAAGACCACTTGGCAGAGTTACAACACCCGGTCTGTTTTTGTTGATTGCTAAAAACTCTTCTCCGGCTTTTAGGTTTACTTCAAGTCTTTCATCTTGCAGTTTGGTGAAATAATCGTTCATTACTTCCTTAGCCTCATCATATGACATGGCAAGCGGAGCTTCGTTTATTACATCCTGCATCCCTTTCAAGAAAGCTTCAAAATCTACTTTTTTGATACCGGAACTTAAGAAGTTATTACCAATACTTAATCCCAGAGCGTAACTGATTTTATCCATATGTATTTTTATTTTTAATTAATATTGTAAATCAGAATGATAGATAACTGATAACAAAGATTAATTGTTTATTTTAATTAGCCAACAAAAGTAATTCTTTTCGCGATACATTGGTGAAATTTATAGGCGAAAAAACTATATTTGTATGTCATACTTACATTTTTTTAATATTTATGAAACATATTGTTGTTTTATCAGGTGCCGGAATGAGTGCAGAGAGTGGTATATCCACATTCAGGGATTCTGGAGGATTGTGGGAGCAGCATTCGATAGAAGATGTAGCTACTCCTGAAGGATTCAGGCGTAATCCGCAGCTTGTTCTTGATTTTTATAATGCAAGGCGGAAAGCGGCTTTTGAAGCTAAACCCAACAAAGGGCATATCGGGTTGGCGGATATGGAAAAAGAGTATAAAGTATCGATAATCACTCAAAATGTGGATAGCCTTCATGAACGAGCGGGTAGTACCAATGTAATACATCTGCATGGCGAACTGGATAAGGTACGTTCTACGGCCGATCCTTCCATCATCTATACGCTTACTCCCGATAATGCAGAGGTTAAAGTGGGGGATAAATGTGAGAAAGGTTCACAGCTCCGACCACATATTGTCTGGTTCGGAGAGGCTGTGCCAATGATAGAAAAGGCTATAGAGGTGGTGCAGACAGCCGAT
Protein-coding sequences here:
- a CDS encoding endonuclease/exonuclease/phosphatase family protein gives rise to the protein MKKTISLSVFVFLCVSFIYAQDLVVGSYNIRYNNQGDAQKGNGWERRYPVITKLISFNDFDILGTQEVLHNQLEDLQRELPQYGYVGVGRDDGKTAGEYAPIFYKKDRFELLKSGHFWMAEQTDFPNKGWDAALPRICTWAEFKDRKKKKKIWFFNLHMDHVGVEARRHSAQLVLKKIEEMCGKDAVILTGDFNVDQTHESYKLLANSNILFDSYEKAGVRYALNGTFNAFKPNLMTNSRIDHIFVSGRFEVDRYGVLTDTYRVPIENSEELHVGDFPKEVFSTEAETRLPSDHYPVKVYLHYKK
- a CDS encoding metallophosphoesterase, whose protein sequence is MKQILPYILFLLFATSIFAGEPIRIGVITDTHYLSEKLMDDGYALQDYIQVSGKNIKDAPAVLDKVLDDYLHSDIQVLLVSGDMTKDGEKQSHLDFVNKLKPLQDKGVKVFVIPGNHDINMPNSVEFKGNKTLPVSNVTPKEFTDIYASCGYNNALLRDTASLSYVALLDAHTWLVAIDAARYKEYKTRSISGGKISSDTEKWLVEVLDEARLQNVTVIGMMHWGLTEHIVYQSMFFKDYLVDDWKRLANLFADKGMKAVFTGHFHSNDISAFTSDKGNTIYDIETGTLSGYPFSYRFIELSEKGMDIKTKNVTSLPDNPALAEEDKQRMQSLSNKLAVQKLKGMGYNLPDDVSKQFADVLSQIFVLHLYGDEKPDEKLKQSMLRLSKAMETPMDMEDLQIDFPPADNNVQIAF
- a CDS encoding WG repeat-containing protein produces the protein MIKRLIISLLIFIPLVSFSQNVNNSDKLIPFPDSRTGKVGYGNAKLGVVVKPQFTSGGYDINGYYVVSKGKALEPDEKFAVIDRAGNYYINFKEGYEFIALGNEENKDLIMVKKKGKYGYIDYNKVVVIPLIYDNLGDFHAGLAYAEQGGKYGFINKKGEAAIDFAYEGAGDFRTLKSGEYYARVETNDKYGCINLKGEFIIPCEYDFIETSQVNTIAATKGDEIYHFDINGKLEKKEKAQNNIK
- a CDS encoding ribonuclease HII; this encodes MLQLSLYPDQIEAGCDEAGRGCLAGPVFAAAVILPKDFECEKLNDSKQLTEKERYNLRPLIEEKALAWAVGIVDHKEIDKINILNASFLAMQRAVASLKIRPQHLLIDGNRFKKYEDIPHTCVVKGDGKLLPIAAASILAKTYRDDYMEKLHGEYPLYDWDHNKGYPTKKHRLAIKAHGVTPYHRLTFNLTERQLKLEF
- a CDS encoding 1-acyl-sn-glycerol-3-phosphate acyltransferase, which codes for MSNKFDDIAPLYDHEVEQAIQDILVDPGFQHAVKYIIPNIDWDEFSAEMLRYKSKEQFQAEMIYPVVTMLGMKVATSIKGDKWETIDKSVQHLFLSNHRDIVLDAGLLNILRHKEGFKTTEIAIGDNLLIHPWIDKLVRLNKSFIVRRGLSIKERLTASKHLSEYIHHVISSKGESVWIAQREGRAKNSDDRTQDSLLKMLALYPEDKPFIESLKELNLIPLSISYEYDPCDYLKAKEFQQKRDDPDFKKSQRDDLLNMEIGILGQKGNVIFRFGNCINPELDKITEPDKRLQPELAAKIIDKEIHSNYEIFPCNYMAYDMFYKVSKFNDKYTSEQLESFKSYLDKQIQKIDLDYIDYDFVWDKMLEMYSNTLKNHLEAIQS
- a CDS encoding D-alanine--D-alanine ligase, translated to MKRNIAIVWGGYSSEIVVSEKSMSGVYSFLDKEKYNIHKVRIVRESWTVEADGVTYAVDKNDFSYTCPEKGGKIKFDFAFIIIHGTPGEDGRLQGYFDMLNIPYSTCGMMASSLTMNKFVCNNFLKNFGIRVADSLYLNKDTSCSIDDIAAKLGFPMFVKPNTGGSSFATTKVKSIEQLQKAIDIAFGETPEVIIESFISGQEVTCGCYKIKGKEVVFPITEVVTPNEFFNYEAKYEGQVEEITPARIPDEMTNEIQRLTRNIYDMVGAKGIIRVDFIISDNMPYLLEVNTVPGMTQTSFIPQQVAAAGLNITDVLTEIIENEFNAN
- a CDS encoding RluA family pseudouridine synthase translates to MNDSFDNIEDLPEDELTEGQEDSGLYEHYRFVADKGQGMIRIDKYLAMHIVGVSRNRIQQAAEANCILVNDNPVKSNYKIKPLDVISVVMNRPPRELEIIPEDIPLDVVYEDDDLMVINKPPGLVVHPGFGNYQGTLVNAVAYLLKDTPEYDAKDPRLGIVHRIDKDTSGLIVVAKNAYAKAHLSAQFFNKTTKRQYVALVWGAIEEDEGRIEGNIGRDLKDRMLMTVFKDGEHGKSAVTHYKVLERLGYVTLVQCRLETGRTHQIRVHMKYIGHTLFNDERYGGNEVLKGTHFAKYKQFVQNCFNICPRQALHAQTLGFIQPRTGEELMFEAPIPDDMGQLLEKWRGYIANREI
- a CDS encoding PASTA domain-containing protein, with amino-acid sequence MEKKSFVSKFLTNIYVKNILLMIAAGFVLVIIVLFFLSIYTKHDESVVVPAVKGLQVEDAEGILKAANLQYEVVDSIFTTGGVPGAITEQTPKEQSKVKEGRTIFLTIQAKGIQMVAIPELKDYSRRQAEAQLNSLGFDKIIIEEVPSAYAGIVISVSYKGQTLSPNQKIPKGSTLRMTVGAGGEALEDSIPDADTNVDESFFQ
- a CDS encoding Lrp/AsnC ligand binding domain-containing protein, with product MQKIDKLDKKILEIISQNARIPFKDVALECGVSRAAIHQRVQRMIEMDVIVGSGYFVNPKVLGYNTCTYIGVKLERGSMYKTVIPELDKIPEIVESHFTTGPYTILIKLYARDNEHLMDLLNNKIQDIPGVVATETMISLSQGVKRQIPISKSE
- a CDS encoding FKBP-type peptidyl-prolyl cis-trans isomerase, whose amino-acid sequence is MKKIQVVALGAFVAVGALFTSCGGSVSSDASLKTENDTISYAFGASLYDQGLSMHLQQLGVVSDTTGLTAFYKRQIEAEQDSFKKDSLQKVMKHKLDSTVKVNERNIAEFLKGLKESIDAPDSKSAYYAGISVGGQISKQMFPNLINQMYGPDSKEKINSSAFIAAMATAMKKGKFAVNDPASLFQVKMQEVQAKAQARQEEELKKQYTPQIEAGQKFLDENKAKEGVVTLPDGLQYKIVKEGTGAKPTATDVVKVHYHGTLLDGTVFDSSVDRKEPATFNVSAVIKGWTEVLQLMPVGSKWQVYIPYDLAYGAQDRGTIKPFSTLIFDIELLDIEKK